DNA sequence from the Cohnella herbarum genome:
TGAAGAACGATCGACATCGATACGCTCGCATCCCTGACAACGAGGTCCCGAACCAACCCGAGGGCGGTTAAACTTTGTTTGACCGTAGGTTCAAGGACTGGCTGTAAAATTTCGAGTACGGCTTCTCTGGTGACCACGATTTCGACCCCCATGTTCATATTATCATTGTCTATTATAGCACAGGCTCATCCGTTTCACCGGACGTATATCTCAGAATCCCTCTGTAGATGGACGCGGCAACTTTACGTTGGTACTGTTCGTCCGCCAACAGATTCGATTCTTCTGGGTGTGACAGAAATCCGACCTCTACGAGCGCCGTCGGCATTTCCAACGTTTTCAGCAAGTAAATCGTATCGGCGTTCTTCGCAATCCGTTGCGTGTTGCCTAACATCCCCCGTAATTCCGACTGAATGATCGCCGCTAACCTCTTCCCTTCCGCGTTTTTCGTGGAATAAAAAGTTTGAGCGCCGGACCATCTTGGAGACGGAATACTGTTCATATGTACGCTGATCGCCAGATCCGCTCTTTTGTTGCGCACCTTGTCGGCCCGTTGCAACAGATCCTCCGTCTTGCGCTTGGAATATCCCTTAGTCTCCGGCAGGGCGAGATCGTAGTCCCCTTCGCGCGTTAACAACACTAGAGCTCCGGCTTGCTGCAGGTAATCCCTCAAATAGAGCACGATCGCAAGGTTCAGGTCTTTCTCGATGATCCCGTCGCGACTCGACGCTCCCCCGTCCGCCCCGCCGTGCCCGGCATCGAGGGCAATAACTTTGCCGGATAAAGGCAACGTCCAGTGACTCCACGTTCTCGCGGAAGGAATCTCGCTTAGGAATACGACCGCGGTTAACAGCATTAAACAAACGACTATCCCGATTCTTAACAATGCGCGTCGGGTCATCCAGATAACCAACCGCTTACGCCGACGCATTAACGACCTTAACCGATATCCGATTCCAGTAAACAATAATATCCACCTCGTCCCAGGGAAAGCTCCCTACATCATATGGGACAAGATGGATATTTATGATTTAGATTGCGTATGTTTTGCTCGCTTCAGCCATGCCTTCGATCAGAATAGCCGCGACTTCCGGTCTGGAGAATTCCGGAGGCGGGCAAATTCCGTCGCGCAGCAATGCTCGCACCTTCGTTCCCGACAACGTTAAGTGGTGTTCCTTATCATGCGGGCAGGTTTTGCTTGAGGCCATATTACCGCACTTGGTGCAGTAGAAGCTATGTTCGAAATATAGAGGCGTAATACCTAGCTCCTCTACAGCAAACGATTTAAGCAAATCTTGCGCTTCGTATGTGCCGTAATAGTCGCCTACTCCGGCA
Encoded proteins:
- the cwlD gene encoding N-acetylmuramoyl-L-alanine amidase CwlD encodes the protein MRRRKRLVIWMTRRALLRIGIVVCLMLLTAVVFLSEIPSARTWSHWTLPLSGKVIALDAGHGGADGGASSRDGIIEKDLNLAIVLYLRDYLQQAGALVLLTREGDYDLALPETKGYSKRKTEDLLQRADKVRNKRADLAISVHMNSIPSPRWSGAQTFYSTKNAEGKRLAAIIQSELRGMLGNTQRIAKNADTIYLLKTLEMPTALVEVGFLSHPEESNLLADEQYQRKVAASIYRGILRYTSGETDEPVL